AGTTGACCGTTCCTTGGTGCGTGGGTTAAACCAAATCCAGCTAGGTATGAAGCAAAATGAGGCCGTCTTAGTGGCTTGATTGTGTGGATATATAAATCTTTTAAGCAAAAGGTGATGCATAAATTCCATTTCCCCTATCGGGCTTCGCTATGGCTAAGCTAGACCCGTTGGTTCGATAATATACAGGAATTATTGTCTGCGTAGTAGGACCGCAGAGGTAAACATCACGTGCATGTGGGTCAAAATCGGATTTTGGGAATGTCCGTAGACTAATATGTTAGATGAAGTGCTGCCATTCTGCTACCTTCGTTGGCGTGTAACCTCCTTGCTAAGGTTTTATATCTCTCCATGGATAGCCCTCTCAAGCAAACTCTGCAACCCTTGGGAAAGGTGCCATTTTTTTGCTAGTGTAACTGCCGAAGCCTGTTTTTGGCGCGGTAAATGGTAACCTGCTGGTAATCGTTAGCATGAACAATAAACCTTTCATTATGTCTTCATACTTGACTCTCCAAAGTAAATGAGATGCAGAATCCAACACACTGTCTGCAGGTCTGTATCTTCCACATGTAAATCACGGCTTTTGTCCCCCCGAAGGCTGTCCCGAAATTTTCCCGCTAGATATGGACTCTCTGCGGCGAGGATTGTGCTGTGAACAGGTATGCTCTGATCTCCTATGACTATCTTTGCATCGgagctttttttttcagtCCATGACCTTTTCCGCCTTTCTTGTAATGCATGCCCAATCAAACCTAACAGTGGCATTTTCATCTAGAAATACTGTGTGTCGTTAGGAAGATATAATATACATAAATGTGATTATCTCAACATACAAGTGCGATTATCAGACATCACCATCTGATATATAGTGCTTTGTTAGGCCTGGGTCGAAACTTATCAGTTCTGATATCAAAGCCCAATGGAGGACGCAGGAGCTCACTGTTTTGCTTCTTATTCATTCCGGCCCCGAACTTTGAGAGTCAACAGCGTACTACACTAAACATATTTTGTCTGATTTACCAATATAACACCAATATATATTGAGTCATATTAGGTTGGTAAACAGTTCATACATCCGTTGAGCACGAAACAAGTATTTGTTTCGGAATATATTGCATCGAGTGTGAGGTTGCGTTGAACTATATTGTTGAACATTGACTCTATGCACTCATTATTACATTATCGTATTTAGCACCGAAGGAGCGGAGGCAAGAGAAACCAGTTATATCCCTCTTAAAATAGGCCGAGGGTAACTAGCTTCCTTTGTGTTTAACAAGTAATACTATCACCCTGGGAACTGGAATCACGCGCTGACAGGCTGTCATTCACAATGCGGCTTATCTTCTTTACGCAAAATACTTTTCAGGCCGAATTTTATTAACATATTACAAATTACCTAGGCCTAACAGACAAGTGACAGGTTAGTATACACAAAGGACGAAGGGTCATTATGGGCTCCACTGTATCTAGGGAGAAGGCAAGACGCGATAAAGGCTCTCTAGTGTACGACTCTCGGCGAGACAATGGGTTAACACTCTATAGAAAGACTGGTTTTTAGATATCTCTGATCATATACGGACGAGTTACATGCTATAAGCGGTATTATGCAACTCATCAAATTGTTTTCAATTATCACTTCGTCCTTTAGCTTGAATGAGAGTGCTTTTACAAACAGGCTATCCGTTGCCTCACTCACTGGTTTTAGTGCAGACAGGCGAGGCCCCTGGTGTCCTACCAGGCCACATGACTTTTCTCAGGCCCAGGAAAGCCCCATGGCAGTCACTGTAGACTGTCGCTTACTCGTGAGCCAAGTATTGTTCGCAAATATGTCACCTGTATCGGTCTTCAACCTCCCTAACGCTCACCTTGACGTCTTCCGCTCTACTCCCTCAAGACGTCGAGACGAGCGCCGCGGGACGGAGCCCCTGAGTCCTCTGACATGGTGGTCGCcaaaatatatattgtgGTCAGACTGATGAACCTTCAGCGATCACTACCGGTCCACTACATCGGGGATCCCCGAACGCATGCCACCGCTGCTCAACTCCGTCCCAGAGCCTGTGGGTATCAACCTTATGACACAATTCCTGGAACTCACCACTTGTGGACATCCCCTCTTGCTGACACTCTCCTAGGGACCTACCCGATGTAAGTCAGGATGCCCCCCAAGTGGCCGGCACCGCCAGTCACGACGATGCACATTTCCGAAGCCGTATTCCTCGTTCGCGAGCACTGCCGACGCGTGGGTGCCTTCGCTCAGGAGACCTCCAAATGCCGCGCCACCGCCCAGTATCTGGACGAGGTGATGGGGTCGTGGACGACCTGCTTGGCCGAATCCAACACGAGAATATGGCGATAAACCGACCCGCGCTTATATCCAATATATCCACGGGCTCCTCCAGCAGACAAGAACCCCCAGCGGGGGCCTCCGAGGGACAGATCCAACTGCCGGCCGCGCCCCCTTCAGACAGTGCCCCGACCGAGGACATCCCCACCGCTGAGCATGAGTAGTGGGACTCCCATCGGATCCGGACCGGTGGTTTCTATGACACCGCCGTACCGCTGCTGGGCGCCCGCCCCTCTGTGCCAGACTATGTAAGCCGCGATCGACAAGACTGCGCTGAAGGGGATACTGGTCCGGGCCGCACAGATCCATCCCAGCGGAGAGATCGACTTCTACACCGACAGCCCAAAGGATTATGACCGGCTGGCCCGACACCGGAAGGCGTGGACGTGGCTCCTCCCGCACCACAAACGCGTCCAGGTCGTTAGCAACCTATTCACAATCCTGTTCCACGGGGTTCCGCGAGACTGGTTCTCCAAGCAGAGTCCGGAAAACAGCGAGGCCGGAGAGGCCATTATAAAGGCAATGACGCCAAGGTGCCGGACGCGTACATCCTACACGTGGATTGGGCGGGGAGCAACGCCGTGGGAAAGAAGTGGAAAGGGTCCCTGATGGTCAGCCTCCACCGCGCCGAGGACGCCAACCGACTGCTGCGAGGTTTATTCTACCTGCGGAGTCAAACCCTACGGACCGAGTTGTTCGATCCCAGTGGACGTCTGACGCAGTGCTTGCAATGCCAACGTTATGGACACGTCCAGCGCGGCTGCACCTTCTCCATTCGACGCCTGTACTGCGGTGAACAACACCGGAAAGGTGACTGTCCCCAAACCAAGGTAACCCCCGATCGTTTTACATGCGCCACCTGCAAAGGCCCTAATCTTGCCTACGAAAAGATGTGCCCGACACGACTCCAAGCGGCTGCCGAAGCCGACTATACCAGAAAGCACAAGCCGAAATACTTTCCCGAACCAGCGCGGCCGGTGACGTCCCTGCCTATTGGACCTCCGCCGCTGACATCCAATCCCAGCGGGGACTCTGAGCAGCCGGAGGAACCCGAACCCGAACCCGCCGAATCCAGCGCGGAGACGCggaagaaagccaagaaggtgGTGGAGACCAGTCTCACAACCACACCAACGCCACTGCCGGAAGGCGCACAGCGAAATCTGCGTCGACGAGCGATCACCTACGCCCACGAGGTCTGCCTGGTCAACTCGGCCACCTCGGACCACTCAGAAAGCACCGAGCCGGAATCAGACCAGAGAGAACCGTCAGGGACGATCTCCCAAGCCGACAGCTCCGAGCAGTCCGAAGAATCCAATCCGTCCGGGCGATCGGACACAGATGCGCCGTCAGCCCCGAAGAACTCGGAGTTAGACAGAGATGCCAACTTAGAGATCCCAGACCGAGAGGAGGTCCAGCAATGCTCGGCCTTGGACACGGACACACGACCCGAACAGCAAACGCCCATTTCCCCGTTTAGCAGCCCGAAGAAACGACGATCAACGCGCCTCCAGGAGGAACCAATCAAACGCCGAAAAACCACAGGCCCGAGAGAAATACCCCAGCCAACGCCTGAACAATGGCGAAATCCGAGCAGGCTGGACCCCCAGGCGGAAAGCCGAACATGCAGGTCGTATGTCGGCATTGGGACTGACCGGCAATTGAAGACCACTGACCAGCGTAAAACACACCAGACGAAATGTCCACAAGGGGCAAGGGGAGGGGACGGGGCCGACCGACGCGTCCCCAGCTCCGCCCCCGCCCCCGCCCGACTCCGGTCCACCAGGAACGCTACGCGTCTTACCGGGGCGTACGCACCACCTCTGCAGGGACCGAGCGGGCTCGAGTTTACGGCACAGGCAAAAGCGAAACTGCTGTCCCAGATGTTCTtcccgccaccaccacccgTAAACCTCGACGATATCAGGAACTACAAATACCCGGAACCGCTGCAGAATCCCGGCATTACCCAGAGCGAAATGCTACAGTCGATCAACAGACCACGGGAGGACAAAGACCCTTGCCCAGACGATATCACCGACCGGTTCCTCCAAGTCACGGCGGACCTGGTCGCACTGATTCTGACAGAAATCTACAACGAATCGCTGCGGCAAGTCCATTGCCCGACACACTTCCGGAAAGCACGTACCGTTGCCCTGCGCAAACCGGGCAGAGACGGCTACTCGAAACCGAAATCATACCGGCCTATCGCGCTCCTAAACACAATCGCTAAGGTGCTCGAAGGGATTATGGCCCTACGGCTATCGTACTTCGCAGAAGAATATAAACTTCTCCCAGACAATCACTTTCGCGGACGGAAGGGACAGGGCACCGAGACAGCACTTCACAGTGATGGAAATCATCAGCAGAGCATGGAAACGAGGCCTAACCGCGTCAGCACTGCTCCTAGACAATTTAGGAGCCTTCGACAACGTCTCACACCAACAGCTCCTGCACAACCTCCGCAAACGACGAATCCCATCCGTAATCGTTAATTGGATGGCCTCATTTCTCAGGAGCGCTACACGACACTAGAACTTCCAGAGGTCTCCTGTCCAGAATCGATGATTGACACCGGAATCCCCCGAAGATCGCCGGTGTCCCCGATTCTCTACCTGTTCTACCACGCGGATATGATTAACGCAGAtgaagaaacgaaaacaTCGGATACATTGACGACGCTACAATGGTCGCAGTAGGCCCGGCACCGGCGGAAAACTGCTGAACTCTACGGAAGGCCTTTCTCAATACCTGCGAACCGTGGTCACGGACACACGCCTTGGAGTAGTGCTAGACAGACAGTTCGACTTTCAGACACATCTACAGCAGATCGATACCAAATGCAGTCAGGGGCTACGGGCAATCACATTGTTGGGACGTTCGAAATGGGGTCCGTCCCTGGAGGACAAGCGGCAGGTATACAACGCGTGCGTAACACCCGTGGCACTCTACGGGGCTTCCGTTTGGCAGCACCCAGGGGcccccaagaagaaagggatgcACGACAGGCAGCTGCGATCACTGGTCGCTATTCAACGACGGGCCGGACACAGCATCTCAGGCGGCTTCAAGGTCGTCAGCAGGGACGCATTCGACGCAGAGCTCCACCTACTACCCATAACCCAACGGCTCCGAAGAAACCGCCTGACCGCGCTGACCAGAATTGCCGCAACCCCCGCATACCAACGAATCCTTAGGCAGCGCGCTTTCAGCCAGAACCAAGCTCTACATTCCGCGCTGGAGGTGGCCAAAGAGAGCTCCACCTACGGGCTGACATCGACGCCTTGCGGATGGAGATCACAACCGCATTTATCGTGCCCCGTGGTGGAAACTACCCCATGTGGAGATAGCAAAATGGAAAACAGAAGCGCTAACACGCCACGGCATCCACTGTATCGCCTATCCTGTGGTGCCAAAAGTCTACACTGACGGCTCAGGACACCACGGCGAGACCGGGGCCGCGCATTTTGTCTGGACCCAAGAACCTACTGACAGCCGTACTTAGGGCCAGGCCGACACGCCACGGTTCCGGTCGCAGAACTGGCAGGGCTTGTCCTGGCACTTCGAATGGCCACAGAAGACCCATAATCTCAGGGTCCGGTGGAAGTATACATAGATAATGAAAGTTCCCTGAATATGCTCTGAAACCCTAAATAGGGGTCTGGTCAACATCTAATCAAACAAATCGCATGCCTTCTTGGGGAAAGGCGCCAACAAGGGTGGCCAACGACCTTCTAGTGGATTCCGGCTCACGTAGGGGTTCCGGGAAACGAACTCGCAGATGAAATGGCTGAATGGGCAACGGGGTGGCGCCCTGCACTCGGCACAAGTGACGGTCCGCGCGCGAAGGGGATCCCAGGGCTGGACCTGGCACCCCAACAATCTACGGCAGACCGGTGGATTCGAACCAAATTTAGACGAATGGGAAGATAACTGGCAAGGCAGGGGCCCAAGGCTCCCGGCAAGGAGCCACACGACCTAAAACCGACGATCCGAAGCAAGGACCGGATAATCTACAGCGGTATGACACCGAGTGAGCGCAGCGTGTTATTTCAGACGAGAAGCAACAAAATAGGCCCCAACGGGTAGCTAGCAAGGGCCGCAAGGATCAAACGC
This window of the Aspergillus oryzae RIB40 DNA, chromosome 8 genome carries:
- a CDS encoding uncharacterized protein (predicted protein), translating into MSSGTPIGSGPVVSMTPPYRCWAPAPLCQTIGEIDFYTDSPKDYDRLARHRKAWTWLLPHHKRVQVVSNLFTILFHGVPRDWFSKQSPENSEAGEAIIKAMTPSNAVGKKWKGSLMVSLHRAEDANRLLRGLFYLRSQTLRTELFDPSGRLTQCLQCQRYGHVQRGCTFSIRRLYCGEQHRKGDCPQTKVTPDRFTCATCKGPNLAYEKMCPTRLQAAAEADYTRKHKPKYFPEPARPVTSLPIGPPPLTSNPSGDSEQPEEPEPEPAESSAETRKKAKKVVETSLTTTPTPLPEGAQRNLRRRAITYAHEVCLVNSATSDHSESTEPESDQREPSGTISQADSSEQSEESNPSGRSDTDAPSAPKNSELDRDANLEIPDREEVQQCSALDTDTRPEQQTPISPFSSPKKRRSTRLQEEPIKRRKTTGPREIPQPTPEQWRNPSRLDPQAESRTCRSYVGIGTDRQLKTTDQRKTHQTKCPQGARGGDGADRRVPSSAPAPARLRSTRNATRLTGAYAPPLQGPSGLEFTAQAKAKLLSQMFFPPPPPVNLDDIRNYKYPEPLQNPGITQSEMLQSINRPREDKDPCPDDITDRFLQVTADLVALILTEIYNESLRQVHCPTHFRKARTVALRKPGRDGYSKPKSYRPIALLNTIAKVLEGIMALRLSYFAEEYKLLPDNHFRGRKGQGTETALHSDGNHQQSMETRPNRVSTAPRQFRSLRQRLTPTAPAQPPQTTNPIRNQLPEVSCPESMIDTGIPRRSPVSPILYLFYHADMINADEETKTSDTLTTLQWPGTGGKLLNSTEGLSQYLRTVVTDTRLGVVLDRQFDFQTHLQQIDTKCSQGLRAITLLGRSKWGPSLEDKRQVYNACVTPVALYGASVWQHPGAPKKKGMHDRQLRSLVAIQRRAGHSISGGFKVVSRDAFDAELHLLPITQRLRRNRLTALTRIAATPAYQRILRQRAFSQNQALHSALEITTAFIVPRGGNYPMWR